A region from the Brassica napus cultivar Da-Ae chromosome C8, Da-Ae, whole genome shotgun sequence genome encodes:
- the LOC106368927 gene encoding 40S ribosomal protein S30, producing the protein MGKVHGSLARAGKVRGQTPKVAKQDKKKKPRGRAHKRLQHNRRFVTAVVGFGKKRGPNSSEK; encoded by the exons ATGG GAAAGGTTCACGGTTCATTGGCTCGTGCCGGGAAGGTGAGAGGTCAGACACCGAAAGTGGCTAAGcaggacaagaagaagaagcctcGTGGCCGTGCCCACAAGAGACTGCAACACAACCGCCGTTTCGTCACCGCCG TTGTTGGCTTTGGCAAGAAGAGAGGACCAAACTCATCTGAGAAGTAG
- the LOC106365476 gene encoding PIN2/TERF1-interacting telomerase inhibitor 1-like, whose protein sequence is MMVETSETSSSSWDVAIDSSNMGFRLLKKQGWKEGTGLGISQQGILEPPLTVLKNNKRGLGAENTNKRKAAKPHSIATDSKQVAKKTKKLSKKMRKMIEHEKHLLEKEFERAFFREFWPDNV, encoded by the coding sequence ATGATGGTGGAGACCTCTGAAACAAGCAGTTCATCATGGGACGTTGCAATAGATTCTTCAAACATGGGGTTTAGGCTTCTAAAGAAGCAAGGATGGAAGGAAGGCACTGGTCTTGGAATCTCTCAGCAGGGTATATTAGAGCCTCCACTAACAGTGCTCAAAAACAACAAACGAGGACTTGGAGCTGAAAATACAAATAAGAGAAAAGCGGCAAAGCCTCACTCTATTGCTACAGATTCTAAACAAGTCgctaagaaaacaaagaaactaTCTAAGAAGATGCGGAAGATGATTGAGCATGAGAAACACTTGCTGGAAAAGGAATTTGAACGAGCTTTCTTTAGGGAGTTCTGGCCTGATAATGTATAA
- the LOC106368925 gene encoding 60S ribosomal protein L31-1: protein MEKGKGRKEEIVTREYTINLHRRLHSCTFKKKAPNAIKEIRKFALKAMGTKDVRVDVKLNKQIWSRGIRGPPRRVRVRVARKRNDDEDAKEEFYSLVTVAEIPAEGLSGLGTKVLEEDE, encoded by the exons ATGGAGAAAGGGAAGGGAAGAAAGGAGGAGATCGTTACCAGGGAGTACACTATCAACCTCCACAGGCGCCTTCATAGCTG CACATTCAAGAAGAAGGCACCCAATGCAATCAAAGAGATCAGGAAGTTTGCATTGAAAGCTATGGGAACCAAGGACGTTAGAGTTGATGTTAAGCTCAACAAGCAGATTTGGAGCAGAGGAATCCGTGGTCCTCCTAGGAGAGTCAGAGTCCGCGTTGCCCGTAAGAGAAACGATGATGAAGATGCCAAGGAGGAGTTCTACTCTCTCGTCACTGTCGCTGAGATTCCGGCCGAAGGATTGTCTGGTTTGGGCACCAAGGTCCTCGAAGAAGACGagtga
- the LOC106368924 gene encoding 60S ribosomal protein L28-1 produces the protein MATVPGQLIWEIVKTNNCFLVKQFGRGNAKVQFSKETNNLCNLNSYKHSGLANKKTVTIQAADKEQGVVLATTKTKKQNKPKVSVNKSILKKEFSRMSKAVANQVVDNYYRPDLKKFALARLSVISKSLRVAKSGAKQRNRQA, from the exons ATGGCGACAGTTCCAGGACAGTTGATATGGGAGATCGTCAAGACCAACAACTGTTTCTTGGTTAAACAGTTCGGAAGAGGCAACGCCAAGGTTCAGTTCAGCAAGGAGACCAACAATCTCTGCAACCTCAACTCCTACAAGCACTCCG GTCTTGCAAACAAGAAGACAGTGACCATCCAGGCAGCTGACAAGGAACAAGGTGTTGTCCTCGCCACCACCAAGACCAAGAAGCAGAACAAGCCTAAGGTCTCTGTCAACAAGTCTATCCTTAAGAAGGAATTCTCACGGATGTCCAAGGCTGTTGCTAACCAG GTGGTAGACAACTACTACAGGCCAGACTTGAAGAAATTTGCTCTTGCTAGACTCAGTGTCATCAGCAAAAGCCTTAGGGTCGCCAAGTCCGGTGCCAAGCAAAGAAACCGTCAAGCTTAA
- the LOC106368922 gene encoding protein NDL3 isoform X1 encodes MAGLNDDVSVDIEEISNGGKEHHVKTCHGLVSVVVYGDQEKPALITYPDVALNYLSCFQGLFLCPEAVSLLLHNFCIYHISPPGHEFGAAPVCSTDPSPSVEDLADQILEVLNFFRLESVMCMGITAGAYILSLFAIKHKDRVLGLILISPLCKAPSWSEWFYYKVVSNLLYYYGMSGLLKDRFLQRYFSKEARGSSEVPERDVVHECRRLLGERHGVSLRRFLEAINRRHDITDGLRSLKCRTLIFVGDQSPFHSETLHMVAALDRKNSALVEVQACGSMVTEEQPHAMLIPMEFFFMGFGLYRPGRVSDSPTSPLSPSCISPELLSPESLGLKLKPIKTRVPTKC; translated from the exons ATGGCGGGTTTAAACGACGACGTCTCAGTCGACATTGAAGAGATCTCCAATGGTGGAAAG GAGCATCATGTCAAAACATGCCATGGTTTGGTTTCAGTTGTAGTCTATGGAGACCAAGAGAAGCCAGCATTGATCACTTACCCTGATGTAGCATTAAATT ACTTGTCTTGCTTCCAAGGACTGTTTCTCTGCCCTGAAGCAGTGTCTTTGCTCCTCCATAACTTCTGCATCTACCATATTAGTCCCCCTGGACATGAG TTCGGAGCTGCTCCAGTTTGTTCCACTGATCCGTCGCCTTCTGTTGAAGACCTTGCTGACCAGATTCTCGAAGTCTTGAACTTCTTTAG ACTGGAGTCAGTAATGTGCATGGGGATCACTGCTGGTGCCTACATCCTCTCCTTATTTGCT ATAAAACATAAAGATCGAGTTTTGGGTCTGATTCTGATATCGCCTCTATGCAAAGCACCCTCATGGTCTGAATGGTTTTATTACAag GTAGTGTCAAACTTGTTGTACTATTATGGCATGTCTGGATTGTTAAAAGATCGTTTCCTTCAGAGGTACTTCAGTAAG GAAGCTCGTGGTAGCTCTGAAGTTCCAGAGAGGGATGTAGTACATGAATGCAGAAGG CTGCTTGGTGAAAGACACGGTGTTAGCCTTAGGAGGTTTCTGGAAGCAATCAACAGGAGACATGACATAACTGATGGGTTGAGAAGTTTAAAATGCCGTACACTCATATTTGTTGGAGACCAATCTCCTTTCCACTCTGAGACTCTTCACATGGTGGCTGCATTAGACAGAAAAAACAGCGCCTTGGTTGAG GTGCAAGCTTGTGGATCAATGGTGACAGAAGAGCAACCACATGCGATGTTGATACCAATGGAGTTCTTTTTCATGGGCTTTGGGTTGTACCGGCCTGGTCGGGTTAGTGATAGTCCTACGAGTCCACTCAGCCCGTCGTGCATTTCGCCTGAGCTTCTGTCTCCGGAGAGTCTTGGTTTGAAGCTTAAGCCAATAAAGACTCGGGTTCCCACCAAATGCTAA
- the LOC106368922 gene encoding protein NDL3 isoform X3, with product MEHHVKTCHGLVSVVVYGDQEKPALITYPDVALNYLSCFQGLFLCPEAVSLLLHNFCIYHISPPGHEFGAAPVCSTDPSPSVEDLADQILEVLNFFRLESVMCMGITAGAYILSLFAIKHKDRVLGLILISPLCKAPSWSEWFYYKVVSNLLYYYGMSGLLKDRFLQRYFSKEARGSSEVPERDVVHECRRLLGERHGVSLRRFLEAINRRHDITDGLRSLKCRTLIFVGDQSPFHSETLHMVAALDRKNSALVEVQACGSMVTEEQPHAMLIPMEFFFMGFGLYRPGRVSDSPTSPLSPSCISPELLSPESLGLKLKPIKTRVPTKC from the exons ATG GAGCATCATGTCAAAACATGCCATGGTTTGGTTTCAGTTGTAGTCTATGGAGACCAAGAGAAGCCAGCATTGATCACTTACCCTGATGTAGCATTAAATT ACTTGTCTTGCTTCCAAGGACTGTTTCTCTGCCCTGAAGCAGTGTCTTTGCTCCTCCATAACTTCTGCATCTACCATATTAGTCCCCCTGGACATGAG TTCGGAGCTGCTCCAGTTTGTTCCACTGATCCGTCGCCTTCTGTTGAAGACCTTGCTGACCAGATTCTCGAAGTCTTGAACTTCTTTAG ACTGGAGTCAGTAATGTGCATGGGGATCACTGCTGGTGCCTACATCCTCTCCTTATTTGCT ATAAAACATAAAGATCGAGTTTTGGGTCTGATTCTGATATCGCCTCTATGCAAAGCACCCTCATGGTCTGAATGGTTTTATTACAag GTAGTGTCAAACTTGTTGTACTATTATGGCATGTCTGGATTGTTAAAAGATCGTTTCCTTCAGAGGTACTTCAGTAAG GAAGCTCGTGGTAGCTCTGAAGTTCCAGAGAGGGATGTAGTACATGAATGCAGAAGG CTGCTTGGTGAAAGACACGGTGTTAGCCTTAGGAGGTTTCTGGAAGCAATCAACAGGAGACATGACATAACTGATGGGTTGAGAAGTTTAAAATGCCGTACACTCATATTTGTTGGAGACCAATCTCCTTTCCACTCTGAGACTCTTCACATGGTGGCTGCATTAGACAGAAAAAACAGCGCCTTGGTTGAG GTGCAAGCTTGTGGATCAATGGTGACAGAAGAGCAACCACATGCGATGTTGATACCAATGGAGTTCTTTTTCATGGGCTTTGGGTTGTACCGGCCTGGTCGGGTTAGTGATAGTCCTACGAGTCCACTCAGCCCGTCGTGCATTTCGCCTGAGCTTCTGTCTCCGGAGAGTCTTGGTTTGAAGCTTAAGCCAATAAAGACTCGGGTTCCCACCAAATGCTAA
- the LOC106368922 gene encoding protein NDL3 isoform X2: MRLMEHHVKTCHGLVSVVVYGDQEKPALITYPDVALNYLSCFQGLFLCPEAVSLLLHNFCIYHISPPGHEFGAAPVCSTDPSPSVEDLADQILEVLNFFRLESVMCMGITAGAYILSLFAIKHKDRVLGLILISPLCKAPSWSEWFYYKVVSNLLYYYGMSGLLKDRFLQRYFSKEARGSSEVPERDVVHECRRLLGERHGVSLRRFLEAINRRHDITDGLRSLKCRTLIFVGDQSPFHSETLHMVAALDRKNSALVEVQACGSMVTEEQPHAMLIPMEFFFMGFGLYRPGRVSDSPTSPLSPSCISPELLSPESLGLKLKPIKTRVPTKC, encoded by the exons ATGAGACTAATG GAGCATCATGTCAAAACATGCCATGGTTTGGTTTCAGTTGTAGTCTATGGAGACCAAGAGAAGCCAGCATTGATCACTTACCCTGATGTAGCATTAAATT ACTTGTCTTGCTTCCAAGGACTGTTTCTCTGCCCTGAAGCAGTGTCTTTGCTCCTCCATAACTTCTGCATCTACCATATTAGTCCCCCTGGACATGAG TTCGGAGCTGCTCCAGTTTGTTCCACTGATCCGTCGCCTTCTGTTGAAGACCTTGCTGACCAGATTCTCGAAGTCTTGAACTTCTTTAG ACTGGAGTCAGTAATGTGCATGGGGATCACTGCTGGTGCCTACATCCTCTCCTTATTTGCT ATAAAACATAAAGATCGAGTTTTGGGTCTGATTCTGATATCGCCTCTATGCAAAGCACCCTCATGGTCTGAATGGTTTTATTACAag GTAGTGTCAAACTTGTTGTACTATTATGGCATGTCTGGATTGTTAAAAGATCGTTTCCTTCAGAGGTACTTCAGTAAG GAAGCTCGTGGTAGCTCTGAAGTTCCAGAGAGGGATGTAGTACATGAATGCAGAAGG CTGCTTGGTGAAAGACACGGTGTTAGCCTTAGGAGGTTTCTGGAAGCAATCAACAGGAGACATGACATAACTGATGGGTTGAGAAGTTTAAAATGCCGTACACTCATATTTGTTGGAGACCAATCTCCTTTCCACTCTGAGACTCTTCACATGGTGGCTGCATTAGACAGAAAAAACAGCGCCTTGGTTGAG GTGCAAGCTTGTGGATCAATGGTGACAGAAGAGCAACCACATGCGATGTTGATACCAATGGAGTTCTTTTTCATGGGCTTTGGGTTGTACCGGCCTGGTCGGGTTAGTGATAGTCCTACGAGTCCACTCAGCCCGTCGTGCATTTCGCCTGAGCTTCTGTCTCCGGAGAGTCTTGGTTTGAAGCTTAAGCCAATAAAGACTCGGGTTCCCACCAAATGCTAA